In the genome of Montipora foliosa isolate CH-2021 chromosome 3, ASM3666993v2, whole genome shotgun sequence, one region contains:
- the LOC137996185 gene encoding uncharacterized protein — MDLCAITETWLRSDDDATRAEICPTGYKFLDQPRTDRPGGGTGLIFRDSLLIKKVDAGVRSSFQFSEWIVTSSFSRSLRIVIIYCPPYSDQHKVTTENFLMDFSTYLETLLLVKEELLIVGDFNIHVDISNGVDAIKFLDLLDSVGLQQHIKKPTHVHGHTLDLVITRSSAGIIQSQPNVDRFFSDHAFILCELQPPKPQTTVKTVYYRKLGRIDKSALMNEIAISSFCSDSSLHGHLSTHELDSLVQKYQDTLTTVIDQHAPIISKTLVARPKVPWYNKEIDNAKRQRRKAEHFIAENSDDQCKLFKAAKTLLGKNDDLLFPNHQDKTKLVNDIGRFFVNKIDAIRSDIDGHDLDSTNVPNDGVVDDSCTFNSFHLLSDSEVLDLMHMSTKKSCPLDPMPTPLVIDCAEGLLPVIKSMINSSLSSGYFPHDWKQALITPLAKKSGVSDFKNLRPVSNLQFISKLTERVVFNQLHEHLVRFDLFPKLQSAYRKSYSTETALLKDYVFSQALE; from the exons ATGGATCTCTGTGCAATAACTGAAACTTGGTTACGTTCTGATGATGATGCTACTAGGGCTGAAATCTGTCCTACTGGGTATAAATTTCTCGATCAACCTCGAACCGATCGTCCTGGTGGAGGTACTGGATTGATTTTTCGTGATTCACTGCTTATCAAGAAAGTCGATGCTGGAGTGAGGAGTTCCTTTCAATTCTCAGAATGGATTGTAACATCGTCCTTCTCCAGGAGTTTACGTATTGTAATAATATATTGTCCTCCATACTCGGATCAGCACAAAGTAACTACTGAAAACTTTTTGATGGATTTTTCTACCTATCTGGAAACACTTCTACTTGTAAAAGAAGAATTGTTGATTGTTGGAGATTTTAACATCCATGTGGATATATCTAATGGCGTTGATGCGATAAAATTTCTTGATCTACTTGATTCTGTCGGACTACAGCAGCACATTAAAAAGCCGACACATGTGCATGGCCATACACTCGATTTAGTGATAACGCGTTCATCTGCAGGTATTATTCAAAGTCAACCCAATGTTGATCGTTTCTTCTCTGATCATGCTTTTATACTGTGTGAGCTGCAGCCACCCAAACCTCAGACAACCGTTAAAACAGTGTATTATAGGAAGCTTGGACGGATAGACAAAAGTGCTCTCATGAACGAAATTGCTATATCCTCCTTTTGCTCTGATTCTTCACTTCACGGTCATCTTAGTACACATGAATTAGATAGTCTTGTACAGAAATATCAGGATACTCTTACAACTGTCATTGACCAACATGCACCAATTATATCAAAGACCTTAGTTGCCAGGCCTAAGGTTCCTTGGTACAATAAAGAAATTGACAACGCCAAACGTCAGAGAAGAAAAGCTGAGC ACTTTATTGCGGAGAACAGCGACGATCAATGCAAACTGTTTAAAGCTGCAAAAACTCTTCTTGGTAAGAATGATGATCTATTGTTCCCTAACCATCAGGACAAAACAAAACTTGTGAATGACATTGGTCGCTTCTTTGTTAACAAAATTGATGCCATCCGTTCTGATATCGATGGGCATGATCTGGATTCCACCAATGTGCCTAACGATGGGGTAGTTGACGACTCATGTACATTCAACAGTTTCCATCTTCTGTCGGATAGTGAGGTACTAGATCTTATGCATATGTCAACAAAAAAGTCATGCCCATTAGACCCAATGCCAACACCCCTGGTAATAGATTGTGCTGAGGGTCTTCTGCctgtcattaaatcaatgataaaCTCATCACTGTCAAGCGGATATTTTCCACATGACTGGAAGCAAGCTTTAATAACACCACTAGCAAAGAAATCTGGCGTGTCGGACTTCAAAAATTTACGACCTGTAAGCAACCTACAGTTCATCTCTAAACTTACAGAACGAGTGGTGTTTAATCAACTTCATGAGCATCTAGTGCGCTTTGATTTATTTCCAAAGCTACAGTCAGCTTACCGCAAAAGTTATAGCACTGAAACAGCATTACTGAAGGATTACGTCTTCAGTCAAGCTTTGGAATAA